The following coding sequences lie in one Drosophila bipectinata strain 14024-0381.07 chromosome XR, DbipHiC1v2, whole genome shotgun sequence genomic window:
- the LOC108132457 gene encoding uncharacterized protein: MERSNQEAREGTLQAVAEFNRIVTEHNNRQPANSIPPGPSSMGKNRASTGRLQNELANFMRDPPDGCRVEVVNDNLFYWRATIMGPPETPYEGGQFVLNIIFPMQYPFQAPHVTFSSRIYHCNITNSGHICLDILNKEWSPALTIDKVLISIISLLADPNPDDPADHTTAHLYKHDRKQHDFNAQLWTNRYARPRAEDDN; the protein is encoded by the coding sequence ATGGAACGATCCAACCAAGAAGCTCGCGAAGGGACCCTTCAAGCCGTGGCCGAGTTCAACCGCATAGTTACTGAGCACAACAACCGCCAGCCAGCCAACTCCATACCCCCAGGACCATCCAGCATGGGAAAAAATCGGGCTTCGACTGGAAGACTACAAAATGAGCTGGCCAATTTCATGCGTGACCCTCCAGATGGCTGCAGAGTGGAGGTTGTCAACGACAACTTGTTTTATTGGCGAGCAACAATTATGGGGCCCCCAGAAACCCCGTACGAAGGTGGCCAATTCGTGCTCAACATAATTTTTCCAATGCAATACCCGTTTCAAGCACCACACGTGACCTTCTCTAGCAGAATCTACCACTGCAATATTACCAACAGTGGGCACATCTGTCTGGATATTCTCAATAAGGAGTGGTCGCCGGCACTGACTATTGACAAGGTCCTTATTTCAATAATTTCATTGCTGGCAGATCCGAACCCCGACGATCCGGCAGACCATACTACTGCCCATCTCTACAAACACGATCGCAAGCAACACGACTTTAATGCTCAATTGTGGACCAATCGATATGCGCGCCCTCGTGCTGAGGATGACAACTAG